One Anastrepha obliqua isolate idAnaObli1 chromosome 6, idAnaObli1_1.0, whole genome shotgun sequence DNA window includes the following coding sequences:
- the LOC129249912 gene encoding uncharacterized protein LOC129249912 — protein sequence MTRYSVMKQRASRHPQRYPTACRLCDARHPVRLCPVFRGKSPIERLREALLGHYCANCLSMAHNSRNCTSEGRCRRCGDHHHTMLHISEERRSWSQQVAEEDSDVVSVNASDDLAETPIPDQTTAGAETRPFRPVVAAAGTRPRRTTVGRGSETRPLRPLLQHERRRERESETTPLHTRMDRGSETRPLRPQLQHERRRERGAETRPFRPRTRTTLVRQQPRRNARLATRPRQRALPPAFRAGDLIPGHALRPVATIMPTAVIKIEAGGRLHLVRALIDACLPVTIIASGLARDLGLLSTQVGGQRGCVITIRGRNGSQKRVVTHAAVVPEFQRVTPFRSVDPGIAAPYIHMRLADSKFFESTPIRLVIGAEIYASVMTQETLPRSLSTLMAQGSIFGWVLSGVCPLH from the coding sequence ATGACTCGCTACAGTGTGATGAAACAAAGGGCCAGTCGCCACCCTCAACGATACCCGACAGCGTGCCGCTTGTGTGACGCAAGGCACCCAGTACGCCTCTGCCCCGTCTTCCGGGGAAAAAGCCCGATTGAGCGGCTTCGGGAAGCGCTTCTGGGTCACTATTGCGCCAATTGCTTGTCAATGGCCCACAATTCGCGCAATTGCACAAGCGAAGGAAGGTGCAGACGATGCGGCGACCACCATCACACCATGCTGCATATTTCGGAGGAGCGACGCTCGTGGAGCCAACAAGTCGCTGAAGAAGACAGCGACGTGGTATCAGTCAATGCGTCGGACGATCTTGCGGAGACACCGATTCCCGATCAAACCACGGCTGGagcggaaactaggccttttcgCCCAGTTGTGGCCGCAGCGGGAACCAGGCCTCGCCGTACTACCGTCGGCAGGGGATCGGAGACCAGGCCTCTTCGACCCCTGCTACAACACGAGCGTCGGCGCGAGCGTGAATCGGAGACAACGCCTCTCCATACCAGAATGGACAGGGGATCGGAGACCAGGCCTCTTCGACCCCAGCTACAACACGAACGTCGGCGCGAGCGTGGagcggaaactaggccttttcgACCACGCACGCGAACGACGTTAGTGCGCCAACAACCACGACGCAATGCTCGACTGGCGACTCGGCCTCGCCAGCGAGCATTACCACCCGCATTCCGCGCCGGCGACCTCATTCCAGGCCACGCGCTACGCCCAGTGGCGACGATTATGCCAACCGCCGTCATCAAAATTGAGGCTGGGGGACGCCTTCATCTGGTGCGCGCCCTCATCGACGCGTGCCTCCCAGTCACCATCATTGCGAGCGGCCTCGCAAGGGACCTAGGTCTATTAAGCACCCAGGTAGGAGGCCAAAGGGGATGCGTGATAACGATTCGCGGAAGGAACGGCAGTCAGAAGCGCGTTGTCACACATGCTGCGGTGGTACCGGAATTTCAGCGCGTCACCCCCTTCCGAAGCGTCGACCCGGGTATAGCGGCgccttacatacatatgaggctggcggactccaaatttttcgaGTCCACTCCTATCCGCCTAGTGATAGGAGCAGAAATATACGCCAGCGTGATGACACAGGAGACCCTGCCACGCTCTCTCAGCACCCTGATGGCGCAGGGCTCTATATTTGGATGGGTACTGTCCGGGGTCTGCCCGCTCcactaa